One Aegilops tauschii subsp. strangulata cultivar AL8/78 chromosome 7, Aet v6.0, whole genome shotgun sequence genomic window carries:
- the LOC109784188 gene encoding tyrosine N-monooxygenase-like has translation MEQTASSTLILGRPSSSVAAKAVLLVLIVIYLVLRLRPKRRNILCGAGAGAGACSSAATPLPLPPGPVPWPVVGNLPEMMLNKPAFRWIHHMMKEMGTDIACVRLGSVHVVSITCPKIAREVLKKQDANFASRPLTFASATFSGGYRNAVLSPFGDQWKKMRRVLTSEIVCPSRHRWLHDRRADEADNLTRYVHNLITKGSLSSSSSSGGAAVDVRHVSRHYCGNVIRRLLFGSRYFGEPRLHDDGGPGPLEVEHMDAMFTSLGLLYAFCVSDYLPWLRGLDLDGHEKMVKEANATINRLHDTVIDERWRRWKSGERKDIDDFLDVLITLKDSDGNPLLTLQEVKAQSQDITFAAVDNPSNAIEWALAEMANAPEVMAKAVEEMDRVVGRERLVQESDIPQLIYTKACVREAFRLHPVAPFNVPHVALSDTTVAGYRVPKGSHVILSRIGLGRNPAVWDEPLRFKPERHINMAAGSDGGVALTENELRFISFSTGRRGCVAASLGTAMCMMLFGRLIQGFTWSKPTGVAAIDLSEAKHDVFLAKSLVLHADLRLRANLYPATTI, from the exons atGGAGCAGACGGCCTCCTCCACATTAATTCTGGGACGCCCTTCCTCCTCTGTAGCCGCGAAGGCGGTGCTGCTCGTGCTAATCGTTATTTACCTCGTGCTTAGGCTCAGGCCCAAGAGGCGCAATATCCTATGCGGTGCTGGTGCCGGTGCTGGCGCGTGCTCGTCGGCCGCCACGCCACTCCCGCTCCCGCCAGGCCCCGTGCCGTGGCCGGTGGTCGGCAACCTTCCTGAGATGATGCTCAACAAGCCCGCGTTCCGGTGGATCCACCACATGATGAAGGAAATGGGCACCGACATCGCCTGCGTCCGCCTCGGCAGCGTCCACGTCGTCTCCATCACCTGCCCCAAGATCGCCCGCGAGGTGCTCAAGAAGCAGGACGCCAACTTCGCCTCCCGCCCACTCACCTTCGCCTCCGCCACCTTCAGCGGCGGCTACCGCAACGCCGTGCTCTCCCCCTTCGGCGACCAGTGGAAGAAGATGCGCCGCGTGCTCACCTCCGAAATCGTCTGCCCGTCGCGCCACAGGTGGCTGCACGACCGCCGCGCCGACGAGGCCGACAACCTCACCCGCTACGTCCACAACCTCATCACCAAGGGATCattgtcgtcgtcgtcgtcgtccggtgGCGCCGCGGTGGACGTCAGGCATGTTTCCAGGCACTACTGCGGCAACGTCATCCGCCGGCTCCTCTTCGGCAGCCGGTACTTTGGCGAGCCCCGGCTGCACGACGACGGCGGGCCGGGGCCGTTGGAGGTGGAGCACATGGACGCCATGTTCACCTCCCTCGGGCTCCTCTACGCGTTCTGCGTCTCCGACTACCTCCCCTGGCTGCGCGGCCTCGACCTCGACGGACACGAGAAGATGGTCAAGGAGGCCAACGCCACCATCAACCGGCTGCACGACACGGTCATCGACGAGCGCTGGAGGCGGTGGAAGTCCGGCGAGAGGAAAGACATCGACGATTTCTTGGACGTCCTCATCACGCTCAAGGACTCTGACGGCAACCCGCTGCTCACCCTCCAGGAGGTCAAAGCGCAGTCCCAG GACATAACATTTGCAGCGGTGGACAACCCGTCGAATGCCATCGAGTGGGCCCTGGCAGAGATGGCAAATGCGCCAGAGGTGATGGCAAAGGCAGTGGAAGAGATGGACCGTGTGGTGGGCCGGGAGCGGCTGGTGCAGGAGTCGGACATCCCACAGCTCATCTACACCAAGGCATGTGTCCGTGAGGCGTTCCGGCTGCACCCCGTGGCACCCTTCAACGTGCCACATGTCGCGCTCTCTGACACCACCGTCGCTGGCTACCGCGTGCCCAAGGGAAGCCACGTTATCCTCAGTCGCATAGGGCTCGGTCGAAACCCAGCGGTTTGGGATGAGCCGCTCCGCTTCAAGCCTGAGCGTCACATCAATATGGCCGCTGGCAGTGATGGTGGTGTGGCCCTCACGGAGAACGAGCTGAGGTTCATCTCCTTTAGCACCGGACGTCGCGGGTGTGTAGCTGCATCGCTTGGGACGGCCATGTGCATGATGCTCTTCGGCAGGCTCATACAGGGGTTCACCTGGAGCAAGCCAACGGGCGTGGCAGCAATCGATCTCAGTGAGGCGAAGCATGACGTCTTTCTAGCCAAGTCGTTGGTGCTACATGCCGATTTGCGCCTGCGAGCGAACCTCTACCCTGCCACCACCATCTAA